The Streptomyces sp. V3I7 genome segment GCCGCGGATACGGGTCCGCCATCCTCTCCGCCGCCGAAGAACTCGTTGCCCGTGAGGGCTGGACATCTCTCGGCTTGAATGTCTTCGGGGACAATGAGGCGGCCATTGCCCTGTATCACCGCAACGGCTACGACGTGGAATCCATGTCCCTGCGTAAGAGCGTGCAGCAGGCTCCTGACATCAGCAGCTGACACCAACAAGCACGAACAGCACCGGCCGACGCCGGACCCCGGAGGACGTACCACCGAGTCCAGGCCGGTTTGCCGGTGGTCACGAAGACCGGTGATCGACCTGATAAGGATGAGGCCGGACTGCAAAGCCAGCGTGGGACCGACACCAGTCGACGGAGGGCACTACGCCGACCTATGTCCAACGATGCGCCCGATCCTCTTCCAAGCTGGCGCTCCGGGGCTGAGCTGCCGAGTTGACTGCGTCATTCGACCACCGATGTACTTCCAGGCATGTCGGGAACGGATGACAGTCAGTCACTCGAAGCTCACCCTGCTGTCTCGCGGCCGGTGGTCGCGGCGCAGGACTACGTGGAGGGAAGGCTGACTCAGTACCAGAAGTGGTACGACAAGAAGGCCGTCAAGACGAAGGCGATGCATCTCCGGATGAGGACGATTTCCGTTGTCGGCGGAGCCTTGGTCCCCGTGTTAGTCAACCTCGACCTGTCATTCGCAAAACTTACGGCCACAGTTCTGAGCTTGATCGTTGTCGGCTCAGTCTCCTTGGAGAGCGTGTACCGCTACCGCGAACAGTGGAAGAACTACAGGTCGACCGAACAGCTACTTGGGCATGAACGGATCTACTTCGAAACCAAGGTGGGGCCCTACTCAGGGCTCTCGGAGAGCGAAGCCTTCACGACCTTGGTCGCCCGGGTAGAGAGCGCGATCGCCAACGAGAACTCTGCGACCCTCAACGTGATGACCTTGGGCGGCCAGGTAAGCGCTGACGTTCAAACGCCCCCCGGCATCCCAGGTGCCCGGCGAGAGCTTCAGTAGACCGGGCGTGCCACTCGTGTGCCAGAACAGGCGGGTACTCACGGGGAAGCGGGGTACGCACAGGCACAGCAGCCGAACACCAGTAAAGGCGGGAAACTGGCAGGTCACGCCAGCAGCCGCCCGCCCTCACTCCTAAAGCGGGTGTCGCAGGTTCGAATCCTGCCGGGGGGCACCACGTATTACCGCTCTGACCTGGGATTTCTCACCCAGGAAGGCGTTCTATTCGGCCTCGGACTGCTCGTCCGGGGCCGTTTGCGTGAGAGGTGCGTCAGCGGACGGGGAGTTGATCTCCGAAATACCTCCTAACGGATCAGCACCATCCGGCACGGACTCCGGACCGGGCTTCTCCGCGTCATCGGGCTCTGGCCCCACTTCGGGAGCGGTGTTCTCGGCGGTGGTGCGGGCGCGCGGTACGAGCTGTGCTGCGGCCTCAGCGATCGTCAGGTCCGCCTCGGGGAGCAGGTCGTGTAGGTGTCGGCCGTGATGGTGATCGAGGAGTGGCCGAGCATCTCCTGGATGCCCTTCAGGTCGGCCCGACCGCATGGGCGAGGGTCCCGGCATCGCCGGGTGACGTTGGCGAGGTGGAGCATCTCGCCGTTCTCCTTGGCGAAGACTCACGCAGCACGCGGAGCGGCCTCCCTATCTTCCGCTCTGCGAAAGGGACTTCAGCACGGCATCGAGGTCTACGCCTGCACCGTCGACGCACTCTCCCCCGGCAAGCGCCAGATGTTCGGCTTCCGCCTCCAGGTCGTCGGCCAGGCCACCGGCCACGTCGACTTGGCCGCGAGCCGTTGGGACACCACCCCTCGCGACAACACGGCGGCCGTCGCGGGCCGGTCTCAGTCCTGAGCCGTCGGGATCCGTCCCACCGTCGAGCAGGTCTGATCCGCCGGGGCGCGGGCGGCAGGTGCGGGGCGGCCCCGGTCCGTCCTGGTGACGGGCCGGGGCCGCGCCGTTCGTCTCAGCCTCAGGCTCAGCCGTTGACGCGCAGGGTCACCGCGGCGGTGTGCAGCTTGCCGTCCGTGCGGAACTGCAGGAACAGCCGCCACTTGCCCGGCTCGGGCAGTTCGGC includes the following:
- a CDS encoding DUF4231 domain-containing protein yields the protein MSGTDDSQSLEAHPAVSRPVVAAQDYVEGRLTQYQKWYDKKAVKTKAMHLRMRTISVVGGALVPVLVNLDLSFAKLTATVLSLIVVGSVSLESVYRYREQWKNYRSTEQLLGHERIYFETKVGPYSGLSESEAFTTLVARVESAIANENSATLNVMTLGGQVSADVQTPPGIPGARRELQ